From a region of the Mercurialis annua linkage group LG1-X, ddMerAnnu1.2, whole genome shotgun sequence genome:
- the LOC126664296 gene encoding cysteine-rich receptor-like protein kinase 10 isoform X1 has translation MDKSTISSMFFLLIPFLILSKFKSLAEVPLFADCSDSTDARNYTLNSPFGKNLNLLLQNLTSITPLTGFYNIYVGENPNRVHGQALCRGDINATSCESCIDNAAQELVKTCKNKAAIIWYENCQVRYSFQMFFSMQVYAGKYVDWETHEKSISKPVRFNKVLMYLLNNISNEASFNPSKKMFATGEVKLSAKETIYGLVQCTRDINGGDCRSCLQQAFGDLKGCCYSRQGGIIVSRNCNVRYEIYSFYNSSMNLLSYPTSKAGGKWKAWMIALVVCIPTVLVAVLIGCFIVYYHRKGGDEEEEGEDERKGQLALLQNLAASKGTSMTSKIDLTSSEELIFLDLTTIKATTDNFSESNRLGLGSFGTVYKGVLPDGKEIAVKRLSRKSWQGLEEFKNEIKLIAKLQHRNLVRLLGCGFEGEEKLLIYEFMHNQSLDLLIFDSERRKQLAWNTRYNIICGIAKGLLYLHEDSRLKIIHRDLKPSNVLLDNEMEAKISDFGMARIFGEDQNTANTRRVVGTYGYMSPEYAMEGIFSIKSDVFSFGVMMLEIISGKKNNGFYITELAPTLLAYAWRLWNEGKEIELVDPLLMETSLTEEVGRCIQIGLLCVQEYPEDRPTMSTIVVLLGSEANIIALPEPKKPAFSVGRMVSNINHSVCQITDSIILPR, from the exons ATGGATAAATCTACAATTTCATCTATGTTTTTCTTGCTCATACCATTCTTAATCCTCTCTAAATTTAAATCTCTCGCCGAGGTCCCTCTATTCGCAGATTGTTCGGATAGTACAGATGCAAGAAATTATACTCTTAATAGTCCATTTGGAAAAAACTTAAATCTTCTACTTCAAAACTTGACTTCTATAACTCCATTAACAGGTTTCTATAATATTTATGTCGGAGAAAACCCGAATCGAGTTCATGGTCAAGCACTTTGTAGAGGAGATATTAATGCCACAAGTTGCGAATCTTGCATCGACAACGCTGCGCAAGAACTTGTCAAGACTTGCAAGAACAAAGCTGCAATTATTTGGTATGAAAACTGTCAAGTTCGATACTCGTTCCAAATGTTTTTTTCAATGCAAGTTTACGCTGGAAAATACGTTGATTGGGAGACTCATGAGAAAAGTATATCAAAGCCAGTTCGATTTAACAAAGTTTTGATGTATTTACTGAATAATATCTCGAATGAGGCTTCGTTTAATCCGTCGAAGAAAATGTTTGCTACCGGGGAAGTGAAGTTGTCCGCGAAGGAGACGATATATGGTCTTGTTCAATGCACTAGAGACATCAATGGCGGCGATTGTCGGAGTTGTTTACAACAAGCTTTCGGAGATCTTAAGGGCTGTTGCTATTCTAGACAAGGAGGGATTATTGTTAGCAGAAACTGCAATGTTAGATATGAAATATACAGCTTCTATAATTCATCTATGAATTTGTTATCATACCCCACTTCAAAAG CAGGGGGTAAATGGAAGGCTTGGATGATTGCGCTTGTGGTGTGCATACCAACCGTATTAGTTGCAGTTCTGATCGGATGTTTTATTGTCTACTATCACCGGAAAGGGGgagacgaagaagaagaaggagaag ATGAAAGAAAAGGCCAGCTTGCATTATTACAGAATCTTGCAGCCTCAAAAGGGACATCAATGACAAGCAAAATTGATTTAACGAGTTCCGAGGAATTGATTTTCTTGGATCTAACAACTATTAAGGCAACCACAGACAACTTTTCTGAATCTAACAGGCTTGGCCTAGGTAGTTTCGGCACAGTCTATAAG GGTGTGTTGCCTGATGGAAAGGAGATAGCTGTAAAAAGATTGTCAAGAAAATCATGGCAAGGGCTAGAGGAATTCAAGaacgaaatcaaattaattgcgaAACTTCAACATAGAAATCTTGTCAGGCTTTTAGGGTGTGGCTTTGAAGGAGAGGAGAAACTGCTTATTTATGAGTTCATGCACAATCAAAGTCTTGATCTACTCATATTTG ATTCTGAAAGACGTAAACAGCTTGCTTGGAACACACGCTACAACATTATATGCGGAATTGCTAAAGGACTTCTTTATTTGCATGAGGATTCCAGGCTTAAAATCATCCACAGGGATCTTAAGCCTAGCAATGTACTATTAGATAATGAAATGGAAGCCAAGATTTCAGATTTCGGAATGGCAAGGATTTTCGGTGAAGACCAGAACACAGCTAACACTAGAAGAGTTGTAGGAACATA TGGATATATGTCACCGGAGTATGCAATGGAGGGAATATTCTCTATAAAATCCGATGTTTTCAGCTTCGGTGTTATGATGTTAGAGATCATAAGTGGAAAGAAAAACAACGGATTCTACATTACAGAGCTCGCCCCTACGCTCTTAGCATAC GCATGGCGACTATGGAACGAAGGGAAAGAAATCGAACTCGTAGACCCTTTATTGATGGAAACAAGTCTGACCGAAGAAGTCGGTAGGTGCATACAGATTGGACTCTTATGTGTGCAAGAATATCCAGAAGATAGACCCACCATGTCAACTATAGTTGTATTATTGGGAAGTGAAGCAAATATAATTGCACTTCCTGAACCAAAAAAACCTGCATTTTCTGTAGGTAGAATGGTTTCTAATATTAATCATTCTGTATGTCAGATTACAGATTCTATTATCTTGCCAAGATGA
- the LOC126664296 gene encoding cysteine-rich receptor-like protein kinase 10 isoform X2, whose translation MDKSTISSMFFLLIPFLILSKFKSLAEVPLFADCSDSTDARNYTLNSPFGKNLNLLLQNLTSITPLTGFYNIYVGENPNRVHGQALCRGDINATSCESCIDNAAQELVKTCKNKAAIIWYENCQVRYSFQMFFSMQVYAGKYVDWETHEKSISKPVRFNKVLMYLLNNISNEASFNPSKKMFATGEVKLSAKETIYGLVQCTRDINGGDCRSCLQQAFGDLKGCCYSRQGGIIVSRNCNVRYEIYSFYNSSMNLLSYPTSKGGKWKAWMIALVVCIPTVLVAVLIGCFIVYYHRKGGDEEEEGEDERKGQLALLQNLAASKGTSMTSKIDLTSSEELIFLDLTTIKATTDNFSESNRLGLGSFGTVYKGVLPDGKEIAVKRLSRKSWQGLEEFKNEIKLIAKLQHRNLVRLLGCGFEGEEKLLIYEFMHNQSLDLLIFDSERRKQLAWNTRYNIICGIAKGLLYLHEDSRLKIIHRDLKPSNVLLDNEMEAKISDFGMARIFGEDQNTANTRRVVGTYGYMSPEYAMEGIFSIKSDVFSFGVMMLEIISGKKNNGFYITELAPTLLAYAWRLWNEGKEIELVDPLLMETSLTEEVGRCIQIGLLCVQEYPEDRPTMSTIVVLLGSEANIIALPEPKKPAFSVGRMVSNINHSVCQITDSIILPR comes from the exons ATGGATAAATCTACAATTTCATCTATGTTTTTCTTGCTCATACCATTCTTAATCCTCTCTAAATTTAAATCTCTCGCCGAGGTCCCTCTATTCGCAGATTGTTCGGATAGTACAGATGCAAGAAATTATACTCTTAATAGTCCATTTGGAAAAAACTTAAATCTTCTACTTCAAAACTTGACTTCTATAACTCCATTAACAGGTTTCTATAATATTTATGTCGGAGAAAACCCGAATCGAGTTCATGGTCAAGCACTTTGTAGAGGAGATATTAATGCCACAAGTTGCGAATCTTGCATCGACAACGCTGCGCAAGAACTTGTCAAGACTTGCAAGAACAAAGCTGCAATTATTTGGTATGAAAACTGTCAAGTTCGATACTCGTTCCAAATGTTTTTTTCAATGCAAGTTTACGCTGGAAAATACGTTGATTGGGAGACTCATGAGAAAAGTATATCAAAGCCAGTTCGATTTAACAAAGTTTTGATGTATTTACTGAATAATATCTCGAATGAGGCTTCGTTTAATCCGTCGAAGAAAATGTTTGCTACCGGGGAAGTGAAGTTGTCCGCGAAGGAGACGATATATGGTCTTGTTCAATGCACTAGAGACATCAATGGCGGCGATTGTCGGAGTTGTTTACAACAAGCTTTCGGAGATCTTAAGGGCTGTTGCTATTCTAGACAAGGAGGGATTATTGTTAGCAGAAACTGCAATGTTAGATATGAAATATACAGCTTCTATAATTCATCTATGAATTTGTTATCATACCCCACTTCAAAAG GGGGTAAATGGAAGGCTTGGATGATTGCGCTTGTGGTGTGCATACCAACCGTATTAGTTGCAGTTCTGATCGGATGTTTTATTGTCTACTATCACCGGAAAGGGGgagacgaagaagaagaaggagaag ATGAAAGAAAAGGCCAGCTTGCATTATTACAGAATCTTGCAGCCTCAAAAGGGACATCAATGACAAGCAAAATTGATTTAACGAGTTCCGAGGAATTGATTTTCTTGGATCTAACAACTATTAAGGCAACCACAGACAACTTTTCTGAATCTAACAGGCTTGGCCTAGGTAGTTTCGGCACAGTCTATAAG GGTGTGTTGCCTGATGGAAAGGAGATAGCTGTAAAAAGATTGTCAAGAAAATCATGGCAAGGGCTAGAGGAATTCAAGaacgaaatcaaattaattgcgaAACTTCAACATAGAAATCTTGTCAGGCTTTTAGGGTGTGGCTTTGAAGGAGAGGAGAAACTGCTTATTTATGAGTTCATGCACAATCAAAGTCTTGATCTACTCATATTTG ATTCTGAAAGACGTAAACAGCTTGCTTGGAACACACGCTACAACATTATATGCGGAATTGCTAAAGGACTTCTTTATTTGCATGAGGATTCCAGGCTTAAAATCATCCACAGGGATCTTAAGCCTAGCAATGTACTATTAGATAATGAAATGGAAGCCAAGATTTCAGATTTCGGAATGGCAAGGATTTTCGGTGAAGACCAGAACACAGCTAACACTAGAAGAGTTGTAGGAACATA TGGATATATGTCACCGGAGTATGCAATGGAGGGAATATTCTCTATAAAATCCGATGTTTTCAGCTTCGGTGTTATGATGTTAGAGATCATAAGTGGAAAGAAAAACAACGGATTCTACATTACAGAGCTCGCCCCTACGCTCTTAGCATAC GCATGGCGACTATGGAACGAAGGGAAAGAAATCGAACTCGTAGACCCTTTATTGATGGAAACAAGTCTGACCGAAGAAGTCGGTAGGTGCATACAGATTGGACTCTTATGTGTGCAAGAATATCCAGAAGATAGACCCACCATGTCAACTATAGTTGTATTATTGGGAAGTGAAGCAAATATAATTGCACTTCCTGAACCAAAAAAACCTGCATTTTCTGTAGGTAGAATGGTTTCTAATATTAATCATTCTGTATGTCAGATTACAGATTCTATTATCTTGCCAAGATGA